One region of Channa argus isolate prfri chromosome 20, Channa argus male v1.0, whole genome shotgun sequence genomic DNA includes:
- the si:dkey-121b10.7 gene encoding heparan sulfate glucosamine 3-O-sulfotransferase 6 yields MGCSKWRAAFNFGHLRVQSKLSVFFTMIILFSYLFYCLNGYCDSLPRPVFDQQTNVQHKIYFHDGQEASPEQRGAHSASPASFVREQLLDLSNSKVPSNNISIANNFGSKKFPQAIIIGVKKGGTRALLEFLRIHPEVRAVGAEPHFFDRFYDKGLEWYRNLMPRTLEGQITMEKTPSYFITKEAPRRVFSMSSHTKLIVVVRDPVTRAVSDYTQTLSKSPGLPSFQNLAFHNSTTGLIDTSWSAVRIGIYSKHLENWLRFFPLSRFLFVSGERLVTDPAGEMGRVQDFLGLKRVVTDKHFYFNQTKGFPCLKKPEGSSRPRCLGKSKGRPHPQIPFEVLLRLRDFYRPFNLKFYQMTGHNFGWD; encoded by the exons ATGGGATGTAGTAAATGGAGAGCTGCGTTCAACTTTGGACACCTGAGGGTGCAGTCCAAGCTTTCCGTCTTCTTTACCATGATCATTCTCTTCTCTTACCTCTTTTACTGCCTCAACGGATACTGTGACTCCCTGCCAAGGCCTGTGTTTGACCAACAGACCAACGTTCAACACAAAATTTACTTCCACGATGGACAAGAAGCATCACCGGAGCAGCGCGGCGCACACAGCGCGTCCCCGGCTTCGTTTGTCCGAGAACAGCTGCTGGACCTGTCGAACAGCAAGGTTCCTTCCAACAATATCTCTATAGCAAATAATTTTGGCAGCAAGAAGTTTCCTCAGGCCATCATCATCGGGGTGAAGAAAGGTGGTACTCGGGCTCTGCTGGAGTTCCTGCGGATCCATCCGGAGGTGAGAGCCGTCGGCGCTGAACCGCACTTCTTTGACCGCTTTTACGACAAAGGACTGGAATGGTACAG GAACCTGATGCCTCGCACACTGGAGGGTCAGATCACGATGGAGAAGACCCCGAGTTACTTTATCACCAAAGAAGCCCCTCGTCGCGTCTTCTCCATGAGCAGCCACACTAAGCTTATTGTGGTGGTGCGTGACCCTGTGACGCGGGCCGTTTCTGATTACACTCAGACTCTGTCCAAATCTCCTGGGCTCCCATCCTTCCAGAACTTGGCCTTCCACAATTCCACCACAGGCCTCATTGACACATCTTGGAGCGCTGTACGCATTGGCATCTACTCCAAGCACCTAGAGAACTGGCTACGCTTCTTCCCACTCTCACGCTTTCTGTTTGTCAGTGGCGAACGCCTTGTGACTGACCCAGCTGGCGAGATGGGCCGGGTTCAGGACTTTCTAGGACTCAAACGTGTTGTGACAGACAAGCATTTCTACTTTAACCAGACGAAAGGTTTCCCCTGCTTAAAGAAGCCAGAGGGGAGCAGCAGGCCACGCTGCCTTGGGAAGTCAAAAGGCAGGCCCCATCCCCAGATCCCCTTTGAGGTCTTGCTTAGGCTCAGAGACTTCTACCGGCCCTTCAATCTCAAGTTTTACCAAATGACTGGACACAATTTTGGCTGGGACTGA